In Pedobacter africanus, a single window of DNA contains:
- a CDS encoding DUF4194 domain-containing protein has product MSNLQNRLKPYSKAVVKLLKNGTVYSSSSVWEELLHYQEEIQEYINVMGLELIVRKDDGLAFVTQFEDEDGNTLGLVSRRQIGFEASIVLVVLRQLLEEFDNNPTQVQATEKFISHTGIREEVELFLPEKYNRVKLLQELDTCIKRLTELGYLKIVKQEADPLYQIQRVIKDKVTIDILKDFKLKLEEYV; this is encoded by the coding sequence ATGAGCAATTTGCAAAATAGGCTGAAACCCTATTCCAAAGCAGTGGTTAAACTGCTCAAGAATGGTACAGTTTACAGCAGTTCGTCTGTATGGGAGGAATTGCTGCACTACCAGGAAGAAATACAGGAATACATCAATGTAATGGGCCTGGAACTGATCGTAAGAAAAGACGATGGACTGGCCTTTGTAACCCAGTTTGAAGACGAGGATGGGAATACCCTGGGCCTGGTAAGCAGGCGACAGATTGGCTTTGAGGCCTCTATAGTTCTGGTGGTACTGAGACAGCTGCTGGAAGAATTTGATAACAATCCTACCCAGGTTCAGGCTACAGAGAAATTTATTAGCCACACCGGTATAAGGGAAGAAGTTGAGCTCTTTCTGCCCGAGAAATACAACCGCGTAAAATTATTGCAGGAACTGGACACTTGTATCAAAAGGCTAACCGAGCTTGGCTACCTGAAAATTGTGAAACAGGAGGCCGATCCTTTGTACCAGATACAGCGGGTAATTAAAGACAAAGTAACCATAGATATATTGAAAGATTTTAAATTGAAGCTGGAGGAATATGTATAG